The window GAACATTAATTCTTTCTCTTTTTTCATTAGTTCATATGCTTTTGCTTCTTCCCCGGTAGGCGCTACTATTCTAAATTTTACCTCATTCGAGAAAAATTCGTCATAAACTTTCTTTAAAACATATTCGTCTGGCGGGAGACTATCTTTCTCTTCCAACTCCATCAAATTTTCTGTAAATTCAGTCTCCGAGGGTTTTACATCGCGAGAAGGACTATCGCCATGAATACCGATTTTTGGAAGTGTTTCATCTTTTGAATTCTTTAAAATAAACGTCTTGTCGTTAATTTCCAGCCCGTCATTCTTGCAATGCACGTTCACCCATATAGTTTCTCCAACAAGAAAAGTGTTTTTATCTAAAGATATTTTTATCTCTATTTTCTTCCCGTTATTTTCTTCCAAAGGAGGTATCTGTTTTACTCCATTATCAATTAAAAAATCCACTTCTCTGCCGGAAGTTGTTTCTAAAAAAGTCAAATTACACATTATAATTCCAAGATAAAAAATCTTTCTCATTTCCCTTCCCCTTGTGTTTCGTCTAATTTGGCGCGAAGAGACACCCCGTCTTGGCGGTGGTTGTGCCTTTGTGTTTTAGTGGCAAGTTTGTTTGTTGTATTTTGTTCTCTTTTCATTTTTTGTTTCTATCTCTTAAGTTCTCTTACAATCCCTGTTAAATTCTGTTATTCTTTCTGTTATAAAAATACAACGGCTTCACATTTACCTGCATTCTCCAGTTTTCATACAAAAATTCATATACGTCACCATCATTTGATATGTCTATTTGTAGAAACCCGATATTAAATCCGCAACCATAAGTTATTCCGGAACGACACCCTCTTGTATCATTAAAATATCCCCCTCTCAACGTAAATACTTTGTTAAATGCAAGTTCAATCCCTCCGCCATACCAATTTTCGTGTTCTGTGCCCACTAAATCCCTGATTATATTCCCGGAAAGATTTATACCCGGAATAAATGAAGGTAAATTCTTTTTAAACGGGACGCTGTTAAATCCAAAACCTGTACGAACAAGAAATGGCATTTGCTTGCTCCAAGTATGTCTACTATTGGCATAATGCATGCTGTCTCCCAAATTTTGACAGGATATTCCCAAAGATAACCCCGGTATAGGAGTTTTATAAAGCCCCCCAAAATCAAACACAAAGGTCTTTGAATGGGTAGTATCATAAATGAAACAATAAGGGGTGTCATAAAAGTATTTCAGCGATAAACCTAAACCTATGTTTTTGATAACTTCTTTTCCATAAGAAAAGATTAACGTATAGTCGTAAGTTCTCCACCCAATTTTATTGCCAGTATCATCTATTATCCCATCTGTTGGACTTGTAAATAAACAGCTGTATCCCAACCCAAAACTCCCTATTTTGAAAGGAAGTGGAGTTATCCCACCAACATATGTGTATTTTAGAGCATAAGCAAATAGCCCTTCCGATGGAGGCATGCATCCAATTTCTAAATTCTTGCAAAAAGCAAGTCCGCCGGGATTATAATAAACTGCGGTAATGTCGTCCGCAACACCCGTAAACGCATACCCCATAGCTGCCTGCCTTGCCCCCGGATTTATTGTAAGAAATTCTCCTCCGGCATCACTGAAAAAATTTATAACAACAAGTAAAATCATTCCCATCTTTTTTATATTCTACTCTGTGTTAATCTTGTAAAAATCTTTTTTTTATTCATTCGTTGTCTTTTTATTGTCTGTTTCTCTTTTCGTGTGTTAATCTCGTGAAATCTCGTGGTTTCATTCTGTTTTCTTTTCATCTTATTTTCACCACTTTCATTGTTTTATTCGTCACGGACTTCACAAAATATATCCCCGCCAACACTTCTTTTCCCCTTATATTTTTGCCATTCCAGACACCATTAATTACTTCCGTAACGAACGTTCCCGTCTTGTCGTATATTTTCACGCTGTTTTCTTCGCTGTAAATCCTTGTTGATCCGTAAAAAGGATTCGGACTAGCCAGCAACGTATTCTCCGTCTCTGGCGGTGTGCCCTTTTTAGAAATGTTTTCCTTGAAATATACTTTTGCCACACCGTCTCTCGTATCCCAGAACAACGCGTACAGATTTTCATTATTATCCACTGCTATGGAAGGGTTTGAAGCGTTCACGGAAGAAT of the bacterium genome contains:
- a CDS encoding PorV/PorQ family protein; translation: MGMILLVVINFFSDAGGEFLTINPGARQAAMGYAFTGVADDITAVYYNPGGLAFCKNLEIGCMPPSEGLFAYALKYTYVGGITPLPFKIGSFGLGYSCLFTSPTDGIIDDTGNKIGWRTYDYTLIFSYGKEVIKNIGLGLSLKYFYDTPYCFIYDTTHSKTFVFDFGGLYKTPIPGLSLGISCQNLGDSMHYANSRHTWSKQMPFLVRTGFGFNSVPFKKNLPSFIPGINLSGNIIRDLVGTEHENWYGGGIELAFNKVFTLRGGYFNDTRGCRSGITYGCGFNIGFLQIDISNDGDVYEFLYENWRMQVNVKPLYFYNRKNNRI